The Halobellus sp. MBLA0158 genome has a window encoding:
- a CDS encoding archaea-specific SMC-related protein — protein MATSEQLADSAHFSVENVGGIDRTEVDIPPGVTVLTGKNATNRTSFLRSIMGAMGSERVALKGDADRGRIELTLGDTTYERTLKRVGDGVQFEGEAYLDDPEVADLFAFLLETNDARQAAARDEQLRDVIMRPVDVEAIRSEIRRLEDEKGDINDELARIESEKRELPELERRRNTLREKIEDKREELADLEEDIDDSSRDVEQGRKEQAELEDKLQELRETRSELESVRRKIERQEESISSLKRERSELEDDLDELPETPMGDHRDLEAEIDRLRSKRQDLNAEINELRSLIQYNEERLEAEDYELLQDGGAAAESGSVTDQLVGEDAETVVCWTCGSSVERGQIESTIDRLKDLRSEKVEQLNEVKSDLEARKEEQREATKKQRRRTEIERKIDDIDDELDRRSDQIDALKDQRESLTDEVEALESEVENLESADFDEILSLHKEANQLEFEIDSLESDLDEVTDEIESIEADVERADDLREQRSELVDELTDQRTKIDQIEAEAVESFNEHMESILDLLGYENIERIWIERIEEGDASGAQTRFELHIVRTTENGAAYEDTIDHLSESEREVTGLIFALAGYLVHDLHETVPFMLLDSLEAIDSDRIAALVEYFADYADYLVVALLPEDAQALDDDFTRVTSI, from the coding sequence ATGGCTACTTCGGAACAATTGGCTGACTCCGCTCACTTCTCCGTCGAGAACGTCGGGGGGATCGATCGAACTGAAGTCGACATTCCGCCCGGCGTGACGGTTCTGACCGGCAAGAACGCGACGAATCGGACCTCCTTCCTCCGCTCGATTATGGGTGCGATGGGCAGCGAGCGCGTCGCCCTGAAAGGCGACGCCGACCGGGGCCGCATCGAACTCACGCTCGGCGATACGACCTACGAGCGAACCCTCAAGCGCGTCGGCGACGGCGTCCAGTTCGAGGGGGAAGCCTACCTCGACGACCCCGAGGTCGCCGATCTCTTCGCGTTCCTCCTCGAAACGAACGACGCCCGCCAGGCCGCCGCTCGCGACGAGCAACTCCGGGACGTCATCATGCGCCCCGTCGACGTCGAGGCCATCCGCTCGGAGATCCGCCGCCTCGAAGACGAAAAGGGCGATATCAACGACGAACTCGCCCGCATCGAATCGGAAAAGCGCGAGCTTCCAGAGCTGGAACGCCGACGCAACACCCTCCGGGAGAAGATCGAAGACAAGCGCGAGGAACTGGCCGACCTCGAAGAGGACATCGACGACAGCAGCCGCGACGTCGAACAGGGCCGCAAGGAACAGGCCGAACTCGAAGACAAGCTCCAGGAGCTCCGCGAGACCCGCTCGGAGCTCGAATCCGTCCGCCGGAAGATCGAGCGCCAAGAGGAGAGCATCTCCTCGCTGAAGCGCGAACGGAGCGAGCTCGAAGACGACCTCGACGAGCTCCCGGAGACGCCGATGGGCGACCACCGCGACCTCGAAGCCGAGATCGACCGGCTCCGCTCGAAGCGCCAGGACCTCAACGCCGAGATCAACGAGCTCCGCAGTCTGATCCAGTACAACGAGGAGCGGCTCGAAGCCGAGGACTACGAACTCCTCCAGGACGGCGGCGCCGCCGCCGAGAGCGGCTCCGTCACCGACCAGCTCGTCGGCGAGGACGCGGAGACCGTCGTCTGTTGGACCTGCGGCTCGTCGGTCGAGCGCGGCCAGATCGAGTCCACGATCGACCGGCTGAAGGACCTTCGGAGCGAAAAGGTCGAACAGCTCAACGAGGTCAAAAGCGACCTCGAAGCCCGGAAAGAAGAACAGCGGGAGGCGACCAAAAAGCAGCGTCGCCGCACCGAGATCGAGCGCAAGATCGACGACATCGACGACGAACTGGATCGCCGGAGCGACCAGATCGACGCGCTGAAAGACCAGCGCGAGTCGCTGACCGACGAAGTCGAGGCTCTCGAATCCGAGGTCGAGAACCTCGAATCCGCCGACTTCGACGAGATCCTCTCGCTCCACAAGGAGGCCAATCAGCTGGAGTTCGAGATCGACAGCCTCGAATCGGACCTCGACGAGGTCACAGACGAGATCGAGTCGATCGAGGCCGACGTCGAGCGCGCGGACGACCTCCGCGAGCAGCGCTCGGAACTGGTCGACGAACTCACAGACCAGCGGACGAAGATCGACCAGATCGAGGCCGAAGCGGTCGAGTCCTTCAACGAACACATGGAGTCGATCCTCGATCTGCTGGGGTACGAGAACATCGAGCGGATCTGGATCGAACGCATCGAGGAGGGCGACGCGAGCGGCGCCCAGACCCGCTTCGAGCTCCACATCGTCCGGACGACCGAAAACGGCGCGGCCTACGAGGACACGATCGACCACCTCTCGGAAAGCGAACGCGAGGTCACGGGCCTGATCTTCGCGCTCGCGGGCTATCTCGTCCACGACCTCCACGAGACGGTGCCGTTCATGCTCTTGGACTCCCTGGAGGCGATCGACTCCGATCGGATCGCCGCTCTGGTGGAGTACTTCGCGGACTACGCGGACTACCTCGTGGTCGCGCTCCTGCCCGAAGACGCCCAGGCGCTCGACGACGACTTCACCCGCGTCACCTCGATCTGA
- a CDS encoding IclR family transcriptional regulator, protein MTDDAPPLKTIRRAFEIMDVLKQQKQVGVAELARQLDLPKSTVHDYLRTLRTMGYVVNDDGTYRLGFQVLELGGQVKYRNRLFHVAKPELERLVEETGEQASVNVEERGEFVILHTEFGADSLRLGIYPGLRTPIHTHAGGKVILAHLDDERIQEIIDTQGLEARTEYTITDPDELAAELEAIRQEGYCADRNEQVVGMGAVAAPVTIDGRAIGSLGIVCPSDRLLEDDYRERLAAEVQKSANIVSVNYQYAP, encoded by the coding sequence ATGACCGACGACGCTCCCCCGCTGAAGACCATCCGTCGGGCCTTCGAGATAATGGACGTGCTCAAACAGCAGAAGCAGGTCGGCGTCGCGGAGCTGGCGCGCCAACTGGACCTCCCGAAGAGCACGGTCCACGACTACCTCCGGACGCTGCGGACGATGGGCTACGTCGTCAACGACGACGGGACCTATCGGCTCGGGTTTCAGGTGCTCGAACTCGGCGGCCAGGTGAAGTACCGCAATCGGCTGTTTCACGTCGCGAAGCCGGAACTCGAACGCCTGGTCGAAGAGACCGGCGAGCAGGCCAGCGTCAACGTCGAAGAGCGCGGCGAGTTCGTGATCCTCCACACGGAGTTCGGCGCCGACTCGCTCCGGCTCGGGATCTATCCGGGGCTTCGGACGCCGATTCACACCCACGCGGGCGGCAAGGTGATCCTCGCGCACCTCGACGACGAGCGGATCCAGGAGATCATCGACACGCAGGGGCTCGAAGCGCGCACCGAGTACACGATCACCGACCCCGACGAACTCGCCGCGGAACTCGAAGCGATCCGACAGGAGGGCTACTGCGCCGACCGGAACGAACAGGTGGTCGGGATGGGCGCCGTCGCCGCGCCGGTCACGATCGACGGCCGCGCCATCGGGTCGCTCGGCATCGTCTGTCCGAGCGACCGCCTGCTCGAAGACGACTACCGGGAGAGGCTCGCCGCCGAGGTACAGAAGTCGGCGAACATCGTCTCGGTCAACTACCAGTACGCTCCCTGA
- a CDS encoding acyl-CoA synthetase gives MADPRELEKYYYHERDFETIEEIEEWFEWQVPEQFNIAEYVCDRWADARKNRVALYHRSSDGEETAYTFRQVQRCANRFANYLVEQGIGPGDCVAINGTQRLESLAGHLAVFKIGAVSVPLTVLLGTDGVRYRLDDCGADAFLVDEGAVDAVREIRDDVDSLDLIVTNDDFDREDEVNFWDAIEGQSADFETAATDAEDRAFIIYTSGTTGKPKGVIHAHRHLLGELPQFLSLQGGRTDDDQVLRTVSEWSWIMSLPGVVLPALFYGVPVVGYSGQSFEPDVEFELIEEFGVTHLNLPPTAVRMMMQVEDPAGRYDLGSVQSFTTGGESADENIIEWVTETFENASFLEGYGTTEIGGLISDDPAVGLDHRIGYFGVPSVGHDVAVFDPETRERIEEPGEIGELAVRYEGDPMLFVEYLDLPRKTEQTVQDGWLFSDDLVSFDEDGYFRFHSRADDLIISSGYRIAPKEIEEAMLTHAAVRNVGVAGVSHETRGEIPKAFVVLDDGYEASQDLVEELQEYVKDRLAKYEYPREVEFVEDLPMTTTGKIKRQSLPDE, from the coding sequence ATGGCTGATCCACGCGAACTAGAGAAATACTACTACCACGAACGGGATTTCGAGACGATCGAGGAGATCGAAGAGTGGTTCGAGTGGCAGGTCCCAGAGCAGTTCAACATCGCCGAGTACGTCTGCGACCGGTGGGCCGACGCCCGGAAGAACCGCGTCGCGCTGTATCACCGCTCGTCGGACGGCGAGGAGACGGCCTACACGTTCCGACAGGTCCAGCGGTGTGCGAACCGCTTTGCGAACTACCTCGTCGAGCAGGGGATCGGACCGGGCGACTGCGTCGCGATCAACGGGACCCAGCGCCTGGAGTCGCTCGCGGGTCACCTCGCGGTGTTCAAGATCGGCGCCGTCTCGGTGCCGCTCACGGTCCTCCTCGGGACCGACGGCGTCCGCTACCGACTCGACGACTGTGGCGCCGACGCCTTCCTCGTCGACGAGGGCGCCGTCGACGCCGTCCGCGAGATCCGCGACGACGTCGACTCCCTGGACCTGATCGTCACCAACGACGACTTCGACCGGGAGGACGAAGTGAACTTCTGGGACGCGATCGAGGGGCAGTCCGCGGACTTCGAGACGGCGGCGACCGACGCCGAGGACCGGGCGTTCATCATCTACACCAGCGGGACGACCGGCAAGCCGAAGGGCGTGATCCACGCCCACCGGCACCTGCTCGGCGAGCTCCCGCAGTTCCTCAGCCTCCAGGGCGGCAGGACCGACGACGACCAGGTGCTGCGGACCGTCTCCGAGTGGTCCTGGATTATGTCGCTCCCCGGCGTCGTGCTGCCGGCGCTGTTCTACGGCGTCCCGGTCGTCGGGTACTCGGGCCAGAGCTTCGAGCCCGATGTCGAGTTCGAGCTCATCGAGGAGTTCGGCGTCACCCACCTGAACCTCCCGCCGACGGCCGTCCGGATGATGATGCAGGTCGAAGACCCGGCCGGCCGCTACGACCTCGGGAGCGTCCAGTCGTTCACGACCGGCGGCGAGTCCGCCGACGAGAACATCATCGAGTGGGTGACAGAGACCTTCGAGAACGCCTCGTTCCTCGAGGGATACGGCACCACCGAGATCGGCGGGCTCATCTCCGACGACCCGGCGGTCGGCCTCGATCACCGGATCGGTTACTTCGGGGTCCCCTCCGTGGGTCACGACGTCGCCGTCTTCGACCCCGAGACCCGCGAGCGCATCGAGGAGCCCGGCGAGATCGGCGAACTGGCCGTCCGGTACGAGGGCGATCCGATGCTGTTCGTCGAGTACCTCGATCTCCCCCGGAAGACGGAGCAGACGGTCCAGGACGGGTGGCTCTTCTCCGATGACCTCGTCTCCTTCGACGAGGACGGTTACTTCAGGTTCCACTCGCGCGCGGACGACCTCATCATCAGCTCGGGGTACCGCATCGCGCCCAAGGAGATCGAGGAGGCGATGCTCACCCACGCGGCGGTCCGGAACGTCGGCGTCGCCGGCGTCTCCCACGAGACCCGCGGTGAGATCCCGAAGGCGTTCGTCGTGCTCGACGACGGCTACGAGGCGAGCCAGGACCTCGTCGAGGAGCTCCAGGAGTACGTGAAGGACCGCTTGGCGAAGTACGAGTACCCCCGCGAGGTCGAGTTCGTCGAGGACCTCCCGATGACGACCACCGGGAAGATCAAGCGGCAGTCCCTCCCGGACGAGTAG
- a CDS encoding ABC transporter substrate-binding protein has translation MSSGNTSGIDSTDRRNFLKLTGASVVAGSLAGCMGGGNGGGNGDGGGDGGGGDGTTGGDGATTGSSGGEGDIVVGGLQPYTGPYAQTTQEFVDGFNFRREEINADGGVLGRNLAFEDRDTQLDPAEASTLATELIEAEDAVALTGSISSDIGLTVAPIAEQNQVPHVPQFVGSSEFLSRDSRYNFRMGLAPAPTNARAVSQFIEDQGFQNVGAIIADYSYGRAWEQSINAIFPDDINVHMEVAPFGESSFTTYLRAMPDDLDLLITASHPPGVFTIYNQLQGLSNVNPDYVIGRSDAKLSANALGDSVTQGFLAQTQPDPFSDQYAEVAQRFYDQTGGWFGVLNAVGYVVADLIAAAIEDAGEANPVAVADSIRNIELDTLFASPLQYTEWGELQNLVQLMVGFESGAPEYYPDGSVNLTEQFRSEPLPAYDPSSDILS, from the coding sequence ATGTCATCTGGTAACACCAGTGGGATTGACTCGACAGACCGACGTAATTTCTTGAAACTGACCGGCGCCAGCGTCGTTGCCGGCTCGCTCGCCGGGTGTATGGGCGGCGGTAACGGCGGCGGCAACGGAGACGGCGGCGGTGACGGTGGCGGCGGCGACGGAACCACCGGTGGCGACGGCGCCACCACCGGCAGCAGCGGCGGCGAGGGCGACATCGTCGTCGGCGGCCTCCAGCCGTACACGGGGCCGTACGCCCAGACCACCCAGGAGTTCGTCGACGGCTTCAACTTCCGACGCGAGGAGATCAACGCCGACGGCGGCGTGCTCGGCCGCAATCTGGCCTTCGAGGACCGGGACACGCAGCTGGATCCCGCGGAGGCGAGCACCCTCGCGACCGAGCTCATCGAGGCCGAAGACGCCGTCGCGCTGACCGGGTCGATCTCCAGCGACATCGGGCTGACCGTCGCGCCGATCGCAGAGCAGAATCAGGTGCCGCACGTCCCGCAGTTCGTCGGGAGCTCGGAGTTCCTCTCGCGGGACTCCCGCTACAACTTCCGGATGGGCCTGGCACCTGCCCCGACGAACGCCCGCGCGGTGAGCCAGTTCATCGAGGACCAGGGCTTCCAGAACGTCGGCGCCATCATCGCCGACTACTCCTACGGCCGCGCCTGGGAGCAGAGCATCAACGCGATCTTCCCCGACGACATCAACGTGCATATGGAGGTCGCGCCGTTCGGCGAGAGCTCCTTCACGACCTACCTCCGCGCGATGCCGGACGACCTGGACCTGCTCATCACGGCGAGCCACCCGCCGGGCGTGTTCACGATCTACAATCAGCTCCAGGGGCTCTCGAACGTCAATCCCGACTACGTCATCGGTCGCAGCGACGCGAAGCTCTCGGCCAACGCGCTCGGCGACTCGGTCACCCAGGGCTTCCTCGCGCAGACCCAGCCCGACCCGTTCTCCGACCAGTACGCCGAGGTCGCCCAGCGCTTCTACGACCAGACGGGCGGTTGGTTCGGCGTCCTGAACGCCGTCGGCTACGTCGTCGCCGACCTCATCGCGGCCGCGATCGAGGACGCCGGCGAGGCCAACCCCGTCGCCGTCGCCGACTCCATCCGGAACATCGAACTCGACACGCTGTTTGCCTCGCCGCTGCAGTACACCGAGTGGGGCGAACTCCAGAACCTCGTCCAGCTGATGGTCGGCTTCGAGTCCGGCGCGCCGGAGTACTACCCCGACGGCAGCGTCAATCTGACCGAGCAGTTCCGCTCCGAGCCGCTGCCGGCCTACGATCCGTCGAGCGACATCCTCTCGTAG
- a CDS encoding ABC transporter ATP-binding protein: MSLIDVDGLDVHYGELQVLWDVSLEVREDDSVVSIVGPNGAGKTTLLKTLSGILTPTNGRVEVLGQDVTEAPSDDIVERGFVQVSEERNLFGDLSVEKNLRMGSFTKREAFEENRDMVFEMFPVLEERRDQKARTLSGGEQQMLAIGRGLMAEPKVLAFDEPSNALAPQLAEQVFETIEEISDDVTVVLIEQHVDRALGLADRGYLLENGRIQTEGTGEELLHSDAIKEGYLRG; the protein is encoded by the coding sequence GTGAGCCTCATCGACGTCGATGGCCTGGACGTCCACTACGGCGAACTCCAGGTCCTCTGGGACGTCTCCCTTGAGGTCCGCGAGGACGACTCGGTCGTCTCGATCGTCGGGCCGAACGGCGCGGGGAAGACGACCCTCCTCAAGACGCTCTCGGGCATCCTGACGCCGACGAACGGCCGCGTCGAGGTGCTCGGTCAGGACGTCACCGAGGCACCCTCCGACGACATCGTCGAGCGCGGCTTCGTCCAGGTCTCCGAGGAGCGCAATCTGTTCGGCGACCTCTCGGTCGAGAAGAACCTCCGGATGGGCTCGTTCACCAAGCGTGAGGCCTTCGAGGAGAACCGCGATATGGTGTTCGAGATGTTCCCCGTCCTCGAAGAGCGGCGCGACCAGAAGGCGCGGACGCTCAGCGGCGGCGAGCAGCAGATGCTCGCGATCGGCCGCGGGCTGATGGCCGAACCGAAGGTGCTGGCGTTCGACGAGCCCTCGAACGCGCTCGCGCCGCAGTTGGCCGAACAGGTCTTCGAGACGATCGAGGAGATCTCCGACGACGTGACGGTCGTGCTGATCGAACAGCACGTCGACCGCGCGCTGGGCCTCGCCGACCGCGGGTACCTCCTGGAGAACGGCCGGATCCAGACCGAGGGGACCGGCGAGGAACTGCTCCACTCTGACGCGATCAAAGAAGGGTATCTCCGCGGATAG
- a CDS encoding ABC transporter ATP-binding protein has translation MLTATNVTKRFGGLVAVDGVDFDIGDEEIVGLIGPNGAGKTTLFNTITGVHPPNEGSITFDGEELVGKTPNQVAQLGVARTFQAVRTFNESSVLDNVLMGAVFGNDESVPMDEAEERAREALAFVGLDGRADEEAGSLTIADRKQLELAKGLAAEPRLILVDEIGAGLTPAEIDEITKTLERARDERGVSVFWIEHIMEAIMSVTDRIIVLNQGEKIADGTPEEIRSNEEVTQAYLGEVDS, from the coding sequence GTGCTAACCGCCACCAACGTAACCAAGCGATTCGGCGGGCTAGTCGCCGTCGACGGCGTCGATTTCGACATCGGCGACGAGGAGATCGTGGGCCTGATCGGGCCGAACGGGGCGGGCAAGACGACCCTGTTCAACACGATCACCGGGGTCCACCCGCCCAACGAGGGCTCGATCACCTTCGACGGCGAGGAACTGGTCGGCAAGACGCCGAACCAGGTGGCCCAGCTCGGCGTCGCCCGGACCTTCCAGGCCGTCCGGACGTTCAACGAATCGAGCGTCCTCGACAACGTCCTGATGGGCGCGGTCTTCGGCAACGACGAGTCGGTGCCGATGGACGAGGCCGAAGAACGCGCCCGCGAGGCGCTCGCCTTCGTTGGCCTCGACGGCCGCGCGGACGAAGAGGCCGGCTCGCTGACCATCGCCGACCGGAAGCAGCTCGAACTCGCGAAGGGACTGGCCGCCGAGCCGAGGCTGATCCTCGTCGACGAGATCGGCGCGGGGCTGACGCCCGCGGAGATCGACGAGATCACCAAGACGCTCGAACGCGCCCGCGACGAGCGCGGGGTCTCCGTGTTCTGGATCGAACACATCATGGAGGCGATCATGAGCGTCACAGACCGGATCATCGTCCTCAATCAGGGCGAGAAGATCGCCGACGGGACTCCCGAAGAGATCCGCTCGAACGAGGAAGTCACCCAGGCGTACCTGGGGGAGGTGGACTCGTGA
- a CDS encoding branched-chain amino acid ABC transporter permease has translation MLARGIELLIDGLARGMILSLFGLGITLVFGLGGILNLLIGVFAVVAVIACSLILGTVPELLVAGLGGVAAVALFAFVLDRSVISLVYREEGEDRVLLGIFVTLGLSLLFEGLLFVFFAESYFLESSVSSVSLAGVSITGSSLAVIAAAGVLFGLIYYFFNHTYLGIATRTVIQDETGAILCGIRPRRVQSIVFVLSAAIAGAGGVLYALDAEVTPASSFELTTFAIMVSIVGGVDSIRGTVAAGVVLGIVITVAGALFGSYLATVTLFAAAIAVLIYKPEQIS, from the coding sequence ATGCTTGCCAGAGGCATAGAACTGCTTATCGACGGACTGGCGAGGGGAATGATCCTCTCACTCTTCGGGCTGGGGATCACGCTCGTCTTCGGGTTGGGGGGCATCCTCAACCTCCTGATCGGCGTCTTCGCCGTGGTCGCCGTGATCGCCTGTTCCCTCATCCTGGGAACGGTCCCCGAGCTGCTCGTCGCCGGGCTCGGCGGCGTCGCCGCCGTCGCGTTGTTCGCGTTCGTGTTGGATCGATCGGTCATCTCCCTGGTCTACAGGGAAGAGGGCGAAGACCGGGTGCTGCTCGGCATCTTCGTCACGCTCGGCCTGTCGCTGCTGTTCGAGGGACTGCTCTTCGTGTTCTTCGCGGAGAGCTACTTCCTCGAAAGCAGCGTGTCCTCGGTGTCGCTCGCCGGGGTGAGCATCACGGGGTCGTCGCTCGCGGTCATCGCTGCGGCCGGCGTCCTGTTCGGGCTCATCTACTACTTCTTCAACCACACGTACCTGGGGATCGCGACCCGGACCGTCATCCAGGACGAGACCGGGGCGATCCTCTGTGGGATCCGTCCCCGCCGCGTCCAGTCGATCGTGTTCGTCCTGAGCGCGGCCATCGCCGGGGCGGGCGGCGTCCTCTACGCGCTTGACGCCGAGGTGACGCCCGCGAGTTCCTTCGAGCTCACGACCTTCGCGATTATGGTCTCGATCGTCGGTGGCGTCGACAGCATCCGCGGCACGGTCGCGGCCGGGGTCGTCCTCGGTATCGTGATCACCGTCGCGGGCGCGCTGTTCGGCTCGTACCTCGCCACCGTGACGCTGTTCGCCGCTGCAATCGCCGTACTGATCTACAAACCGGAGCAGATATCATGA
- a CDS encoding branched-chain amino acid ABC transporter permease: MNVNVTRDRLPTVIVFAVLLAIPLVFFDPSTTYISRRFIRVMIFAILAMALNIIFGETDQLILFMGGIAAVGAYTTALTADALGISPWLTLFLGALFAGVFGALVCYVAARRQFTVIVLAIVTFASQMIISELLVGLRDITRGSTGFPFSGLQLPAIEQATGLGSYAIQFYVLVAIFAGVLGLYTWLRRSKYGLAFAAIRQDEFAARATGVDVIKLKVFAGFIATFVIGLVGPFYGQTTGIIIPSLYSFNSIDVLVLIVLVLGGLRSRYGPLVGAAVIIYIDNILGNFGQWRTVAFGLLLTILFLYFRDGIVPSATELLAERTPLGSVLDRGKAE, encoded by the coding sequence ATGAACGTGAACGTCACCCGCGACCGGCTCCCGACCGTCATCGTGTTCGCAGTGCTGCTCGCCATTCCGCTCGTGTTCTTCGACCCCTCGACGACCTACATCTCGCGGCGGTTCATCCGCGTGATGATCTTCGCCATCCTCGCGATGGCGCTGAACATCATCTTCGGCGAGACCGACCAGCTGATCCTCTTTATGGGCGGGATCGCCGCCGTCGGCGCGTACACGACCGCGCTGACCGCGGACGCGCTCGGGATCTCCCCGTGGCTCACGCTCTTCCTGGGGGCGCTCTTCGCTGGCGTCTTCGGCGCGCTGGTGTGCTACGTGGCCGCCCGCCGGCAGTTCACGGTGATCGTGCTGGCGATCGTGACCTTCGCCTCTCAGATGATCATCTCCGAGCTCCTGGTCGGCCTGCGGGACATCACCCGCGGCAGCACCGGCTTCCCGTTCAGCGGGCTCCAGCTCCCGGCCATCGAGCAGGCGACGGGGCTCGGCTCCTACGCGATCCAGTTCTACGTGCTGGTCGCGATCTTCGCCGGCGTGCTCGGGCTGTACACGTGGCTGCGGCGCTCGAAGTACGGGCTGGCGTTCGCCGCGATCCGGCAGGACGAGTTCGCCGCCCGCGCGACCGGCGTCGACGTGATCAAGCTGAAGGTGTTCGCCGGGTTCATCGCCACCTTCGTCATCGGGCTCGTCGGGCCGTTCTACGGCCAGACGACCGGGATCATCATCCCGTCGCTGTACAGCTTCAACTCCATCGACGTGCTCGTGCTGATCGTGCTCGTCCTCGGCGGGCTGCGCTCGCGATACGGGCCGCTCGTCGGCGCCGCGGTGATCATCTACATTGACAACATCCTGGGGAACTTCGGCCAGTGGCGGACCGTCGCGTTCGGCCTCCTACTGACGATCCTGTTCCTCTACTTCCGGGACGGCATCGTCCCCTCGGCGACGGAACTGCTCGCCGAGCGGACCCCCCTGGGATCGGTCCTCGACCGCGGGAAGGCCGAATAG